One window from the genome of Sulfodiicoccus acidiphilus encodes:
- a CDS encoding fibronectin type III-like domain-contianing protein, with translation MRQLKGFKRVSLDPQERAIVHFKVPLSALGFLDRDMRWVLESGEYVVEVGSSSSEIKVLDSFEVVREKAVIRNEFFSEIC, from the coding sequence GTGAGGCAACTCAAGGGTTTCAAACGGGTTAGCCTCGACCCCCAGGAGCGCGCTATCGTCCACTTTAAAGTTCCCTTGTCAGCTTTGGGATTTTTAGATAGAGACATGCGGTGGGTCTTAGAGAGTGGTGAATACGTCGTAGAAGTGGGGAGTTCGTCCAGCGAGATTAAAGTTCTCGACAGTTTCGAGGTTGTAAGGGAGAAAGCGGTCATTAGAAATGAATTTTTCTCAGAGATTTGTTAG
- a CDS encoding ABC transporter substrate-binding protein, with product MSSQIKIIALVVTALTIGGGLLPMSLGLVANAQSPPTFSYASSYPVFTVTTGSGLLPTSNWNVFGAGAHGDNNWEDWIYQPLADADFMTGQLYPILAKNWTFADNNHEMIVNLRRGIVFYYNGTWSNGSNVVITWPFTSKDVLATFKDYFAVYGNPYNVTVTANGPYQVIFYSGTVNIPYDYYTILTTYILPWEQYGNLSSPTTAVISVPVGTGPYYLYKATPTQAYFLRNPDFWIPGRPFIPEISFIPATSNAYSYGLLAKGQAQWGGTGSTGSTPFSKLFTYANPTYYGGMASIGNGSGGQPSFLWINYEKLNYWPWNETWFRYALSIALNRTAISVGSQFGITTGAPPTSATFLPSPMEQEWINSSVIQEASTVDQYNVSGALSILESHGLKIVNGQLSFPNGTPLPAVTMINYEGFSDTFATSVLIANELKQNLGLQVSVISVPPSEMFTDEDAGQYDLIYWLTNAYSPYFVYDSAFIPPLEQLPNGTFVTNVTALNGTIYTDPGRWVPPQQFINLWIEAGETTNVTQLRQIYSAMAAILTKDLPAIPVVFDAYPRYEYETQYYVGFSTPLYFYTWNVEPWIEGNELMLLNIAPRPPGMTQSQMVAYTKAAWNDLTSFLYGTSNTATPQSLLNMLQPTTTTTTPPPPTTNTTTNHTTTTPPTTTPPPSHPGISAAEIAAIVVVVIVVVAVVAVVALRRR from the coding sequence ATGTCCTCGCAAATAAAGATAATCGCACTGGTAGTAACTGCGCTCACAATTGGTGGTGGTTTACTTCCGATGTCCCTAGGTCTAGTTGCGAACGCTCAAAGTCCTCCAACTTTCTCCTACGCGTCCAGTTATCCCGTGTTCACTGTAACAACAGGGTCCGGTTTGTTACCTACAAGCAACTGGAACGTGTTTGGAGCAGGAGCTCACGGAGACAACAATTGGGAGGACTGGATCTACCAGCCCTTAGCAGACGCCGATTTCATGACAGGCCAGCTCTATCCGATTCTTGCTAAAAACTGGACCTTCGCCGACAACAACCACGAGATGATCGTCAACCTGAGACGGGGTATAGTGTTCTACTACAATGGAACTTGGAGCAACGGATCTAACGTCGTCATCACGTGGCCTTTCACGTCTAAGGACGTTCTAGCTACCTTCAAGGACTACTTCGCCGTTTACGGGAACCCCTACAACGTGACCGTGACAGCTAACGGACCCTATCAAGTGATCTTCTACTCGGGTACCGTTAACATACCCTACGACTACTACACAATTCTGACGACCTACATACTTCCGTGGGAGCAGTACGGAAACTTGAGCAGTCCGACCACCGCAGTTATATCTGTTCCTGTGGGTACAGGTCCATATTACCTCTACAAGGCTACCCCGACTCAGGCCTACTTCCTCAGGAACCCAGACTTCTGGATCCCGGGGAGGCCCTTCATTCCCGAGATATCATTCATACCAGCCACCAGCAACGCCTACTCCTACGGCCTCTTGGCCAAGGGACAGGCTCAGTGGGGAGGTACCGGAAGCACTGGTTCCACCCCGTTCTCGAAGCTTTTCACTTACGCTAATCCGACTTACTATGGAGGGATGGCTAGTATAGGCAACGGTTCTGGCGGGCAACCGTCTTTCCTGTGGATAAACTACGAGAAGCTAAACTACTGGCCTTGGAACGAGACGTGGTTCAGGTACGCCCTCTCCATAGCTCTGAATAGGACGGCCATTAGCGTCGGAAGCCAATTCGGTATCACCACGGGTGCCCCTCCGACATCGGCCACGTTCCTCCCATCGCCAATGGAACAGGAATGGATAAACTCCTCGGTGATTCAGGAAGCCAGCACCGTGGATCAGTACAATGTGTCTGGCGCCCTCAGCATACTCGAGTCTCACGGACTCAAGATCGTTAACGGACAACTCAGTTTCCCCAACGGGACTCCTTTGCCTGCTGTGACAATGATAAACTACGAGGGCTTCTCAGATACGTTCGCCACTAGCGTTCTGATAGCCAACGAGTTGAAGCAGAACCTAGGCTTACAGGTCTCAGTGATATCGGTCCCTCCGAGCGAGATGTTCACCGATGAAGACGCTGGACAGTACGACCTCATTTACTGGCTGACTAACGCCTACTCTCCGTACTTCGTATACGACTCCGCCTTCATACCACCTCTCGAGCAACTTCCAAATGGGACCTTCGTAACTAACGTGACTGCTCTCAACGGTACGATCTACACCGACCCAGGTAGGTGGGTGCCACCTCAACAGTTCATAAACCTCTGGATAGAGGCGGGAGAGACCACTAACGTTACTCAGTTGAGACAGATATACAGCGCGATGGCTGCGATACTGACGAAAGACCTACCAGCCATACCTGTGGTCTTCGACGCGTACCCGAGGTACGAGTACGAGACGCAGTACTACGTGGGCTTCTCGACTCCACTCTACTTCTACACTTGGAACGTCGAACCTTGGATAGAGGGGAACGAGTTGATGTTACTCAACATAGCTCCTAGGCCACCTGGCATGACGCAATCCCAAATGGTCGCCTACACTAAGGCCGCGTGGAACGACTTAACAAGTTTCCTCTACGGTACTTCAAACACCGCTACACCTCAGTCACTACTTAACATGTTGCAACCTACAACGACTACGACCACACCCCCTCCACCAACAACTAACACTACCACCAACCACACCACCACAACGCCTCCCACCACCACACCACCTCCATCTCACCCCGGAATCAGCGCAGCTGAAATCGCGGCCATCGTCGTCGTAGTGATCGTGGTAGTGGCAGTAGTGGCAGTGGTAGCCCTGAGGAGAAGGTAA
- a CDS encoding ATP-binding cassette domain-containing protein produces MNSLLDVDRLVAGYYTPTGVLVTVTGVTFNIERGEIFAVVGESGCGKTTLAAAIYRILKYPGKVFHGSITLDGKDLLQMSEDEVREVRMKKISYVPQYAMDALDPVTKVGDFMRRALAEHGYPSDNMDELILEKLKLMRLPERVINMYPMELSGG; encoded by the coding sequence TTGAACTCCCTATTGGATGTGGATAGGTTGGTCGCAGGGTATTATACGCCCACAGGAGTCCTAGTGACAGTCACCGGGGTGACGTTCAACATTGAGCGAGGGGAGATATTCGCTGTAGTTGGGGAATCCGGATGTGGCAAGACCACCTTGGCCGCCGCCATATACAGGATCCTGAAGTACCCAGGCAAGGTCTTTCACGGTTCCATAACGTTAGATGGAAAGGACCTTCTACAGATGAGCGAAGACGAAGTCAGAGAGGTCAGAATGAAGAAGATATCCTACGTACCTCAGTACGCAATGGACGCCTTAGACCCAGTAACTAAGGTGGGAGACTTCATGAGGAGGGCGCTCGCGGAACACGGGTATCCAAGCGACAACATGGACGAACTGATATTGGAGAAGTTGAAACTCATGAGGTTGCCAGAGAGAGTAATTAACATGTACCCGATGGAGCTCTCTGGGGGATGA
- a CDS encoding ABC transporter ATP-binding protein, with translation MRQRVVLATSLLLDPELVILDEPTTGLDVLVQYGILKDFKSIQRNKGFSVIIISHDLPMIMMFADRVAIMYAGEFVEVGKRDDLLENPKHPYTYLLLRSVPSLVKRRDRLLSIPGNPPLLTTIPASCRFVDRCPYRVNVCSERHPLLRGDGDPSHFSRCFVTEESKTSVSELPLSDDFYVKTEELENIQPLLPQGQEVLEVEGLTKKFVVSKGFMRKGELLAVDDVSFKLRSGVITALVGGSGHGKSTIARILGGIETQTAGKIVVDGVDCSPPSTREKMWYKSRVQMVFQDPYSSLDPRHTVRWHIERPLILHKKVSSQEELEERIRTTLQGVGLKPPERYMEKYPHQLSGGERQRVAVGRALAVQPKVLIADEPVSMLDASVRAGILNLLKGLKKLGVSILYITHDIATVSYVADELMVIYNGKIVEKGNVWDVVVDPKHEYTKQLIEAVPDPYKRL, from the coding sequence ATGAGACAGAGGGTTGTCCTGGCCACCTCGCTTCTCCTAGATCCTGAGTTGGTCATCTTGGACGAACCCACCACTGGTCTCGACGTCTTGGTTCAGTACGGTATACTCAAAGACTTCAAGTCGATCCAGAGAAACAAGGGCTTCTCGGTCATAATAATCTCCCACGACTTACCGATGATAATGATGTTCGCCGATAGGGTAGCGATAATGTACGCCGGCGAGTTCGTTGAAGTAGGGAAGAGGGATGACCTCCTGGAAAACCCTAAGCACCCTTACACCTACCTCCTCCTGAGGAGTGTGCCCTCCCTAGTGAAGAGGAGGGACAGACTGCTCTCCATACCTGGAAACCCTCCGCTGCTAACTACCATACCAGCGAGCTGTCGTTTCGTGGATAGGTGTCCTTACAGGGTCAACGTTTGCTCAGAGAGACACCCTCTCCTGAGGGGGGATGGAGATCCTTCTCACTTCTCCAGGTGTTTCGTCACAGAAGAATCTAAGACCAGCGTCAGCGAACTGCCTCTGTCCGACGACTTCTATGTGAAGACTGAGGAGTTGGAGAACATACAGCCGCTCCTACCTCAGGGACAGGAGGTTCTCGAGGTCGAGGGACTCACAAAGAAGTTCGTCGTAAGTAAGGGGTTCATGAGGAAGGGAGAGCTCCTGGCCGTCGACGACGTCTCCTTCAAGTTGAGGAGCGGCGTCATAACCGCCTTAGTGGGAGGGAGTGGACATGGCAAGTCAACCATAGCTCGAATATTGGGGGGAATAGAGACTCAGACAGCGGGGAAGATCGTGGTCGACGGCGTCGACTGTTCCCCGCCGTCGACTAGGGAGAAGATGTGGTACAAGTCCAGGGTGCAGATGGTGTTCCAGGACCCCTACTCGTCCCTAGACCCTAGACACACCGTGAGGTGGCACATAGAGAGGCCCTTAATTCTCCACAAGAAGGTCTCTAGTCAGGAGGAATTGGAGGAAAGGATCAGGACGACACTTCAAGGCGTCGGCCTCAAACCACCGGAGAGGTACATGGAGAAGTACCCTCACCAATTGTCGGGTGGGGAGAGACAGAGGGTCGCGGTGGGAAGGGCATTAGCCGTCCAGCCCAAGGTTCTGATCGCCGACGAGCCGGTCTCGATGTTGGACGCGTCTGTTAGGGCAGGCATACTCAACCTCCTGAAGGGACTGAAGAAACTCGGCGTCAGCATACTCTACATCACCCACGACATAGCCACCGTCAGTTACGTCGCAGACGAACTAATGGTAATCTACAACGGAAAGATAGTGGAGAAGGGAAACGTGTGGGACGTTGTGGTTGACCCCAAGCACGAATACACTAAGCAGTTGATCGAAGCTGTACCTGACCCATACAAGAGGCTCTAG
- a CDS encoding ABC transporter permease, whose product MVSFFLAVTVNFLLPRLMPGSAISTLLVELEGAQGGFAASGTSSLFIQQEVKQLEVAFGLTPQPWPVQYVHYIEGIFTGNLGVSILFYPTSVAHVIFSSIGWSLGLVFVSSIIAFFLGSWLGAVGATRRRGKADTTLVIAASILAAVPAFVILMYLEMGLSVNVGIFRISFPTNVGMTPKGVYNLVDFYTLPVLGLMLSLLSGFVLGMRNNMLHTLKDNYVFYAEALGFRDKTVRKMVYRNSMLPNVTGFALSLGLAISAALTVEGLLSIPGAGYFFGLALTSKDLPLLQGFFFVIILMLLISIAVVEMVYTAIDPRVRLGGSQ is encoded by the coding sequence ATCGTCTCCTTCTTCCTGGCCGTGACCGTTAACTTCCTTCTACCGAGACTGATGCCAGGCAGCGCCATCTCTACCTTGTTAGTCGAGCTGGAGGGAGCTCAAGGTGGGTTTGCCGCCTCTGGTACCTCCTCTCTATTCATACAGCAGGAGGTGAAGCAGTTAGAGGTGGCCTTCGGACTAACTCCGCAACCCTGGCCTGTCCAATACGTTCATTATATAGAGGGAATATTCACCGGAAACTTGGGAGTCTCAATACTCTTCTACCCAACCAGCGTCGCTCACGTCATTTTCTCCTCAATCGGCTGGTCTCTGGGGCTAGTCTTCGTTTCCTCCATAATAGCGTTCTTCCTAGGGTCCTGGCTTGGGGCAGTCGGAGCGACTAGAAGGAGGGGGAAGGCCGACACAACCCTCGTAATTGCGGCTTCTATTTTGGCCGCCGTTCCTGCATTCGTAATTCTGATGTATTTAGAGATGGGACTTTCAGTTAACGTTGGGATATTCAGGATATCGTTTCCCACGAACGTCGGGATGACCCCTAAGGGAGTGTATAACTTGGTGGACTTCTATACGCTGCCTGTCCTTGGCCTCATGCTTTCACTGTTGTCGGGATTCGTATTGGGGATGAGGAACAACATGCTCCACACCCTGAAGGACAACTACGTTTTCTACGCCGAGGCCCTGGGGTTCAGGGACAAGACAGTCAGGAAGATGGTATATAGGAACTCCATGCTCCCCAACGTCACTGGATTCGCCCTGAGCCTGGGGCTTGCCATAAGTGCGGCCCTGACGGTCGAGGGGCTGCTCTCAATTCCTGGAGCGGGTTACTTCTTCGGGCTCGCCCTGACCTCTAAGGACTTACCCCTCCTCCAGGGGTTCTTCTTCGTCATCATACTCATGCTCCTAATCTCCATAGCCGTAGTCGAAATGGTCTATACTGCCATAGATCCTAGGGTCAGGTTGGGGGGAAGTCAATGA